From Deltaproteobacteria bacterium, a single genomic window includes:
- a CDS encoding CoA transferase codes for MNKLLSKISVLDMTEGVAGPCAASLLGDMGAFVIKVERPEGDWGRGTEDPLRPYFVANNRNKRDLCLDLQKKDAGPVIMRLVERSDIVLSNYRKGVMERLGVGYDACQKINPGIIYCTISAFGQKGAYSSLPASDTGMQALSGIMDSIGEMEGLPLRVSFPLVDIHSASMAVQGILLALYARQQGKLGTRIDVSLLNAAMSLQAMPFTSFLMTEELPKRYGNQNPMLSPAGAYRTKDDKYMTIAILGESYWERFCQAIGMAQISKEEKFKNNSLRVKNRAALNEIVVPVFLRKPREEWIHIFKEADILCSPINNFADVLDDSALVESISLWKFKLKGKEIRTMGNPIEIDGEYLTLELPPPLKGEHTNEILEELGYSHNEIQAMLSQGIVYSLATIILK; via the coding sequence ATGAATAAACTATTGAGTAAAATCTCAGTTTTGGACATGACCGAAGGCGTCGCAGGGCCCTGCGCAGCAAGTCTCCTGGGCGACATGGGAGCATTCGTTATTAAAGTTGAGAGGCCGGAAGGAGACTGGGGAAGGGGTACTGAGGACCCGTTGAGACCTTACTTTGTTGCCAATAATAGAAACAAGAGAGATTTGTGTTTGGACTTACAGAAAAAGGATGCCGGACCGGTTATAATGCGCTTGGTTGAGCGTTCGGATATAGTTCTTTCTAATTACCGAAAAGGAGTAATGGAGCGGTTGGGGGTTGGTTATGATGCATGCCAAAAAATAAACCCCGGGATTATCTACTGTACGATTTCAGCTTTCGGTCAAAAGGGAGCGTATTCCAGCCTTCCCGCAAGTGATACGGGCATGCAGGCGCTCAGTGGGATCATGGATTCAATAGGCGAGATGGAGGGTCTTCCTTTGCGCGTGAGCTTTCCTTTGGTGGATATCCATTCTGCAAGTATGGCTGTACAGGGTATTTTGTTGGCGCTATATGCCCGGCAGCAGGGAAAATTAGGTACAAGAATCGATGTCAGCCTGCTGAACGCAGCCATGTCCTTACAAGCCATGCCTTTTACCTCTTTTTTAATGACTGAGGAACTACCCAAGCGATATGGCAACCAAAACCCTATGCTTTCTCCGGCTGGTGCTTACCGGACGAAAGACGATAAATATATGACCATCGCAATTCTTGGTGAGTCCTATTGGGAAAGATTTTGCCAGGCCATTGGAATGGCTCAAATAAGCAAAGAAGAGAAGTTCAAGAATAACTCTCTCCGGGTAAAGAACAGGGCTGCTCTGAATGAGATCGTGGTCCCGGTTTTTCTCAGGAAGCCCCGAGAGGAGTGGATTCATATTTTTAAGGAGGCCGATATTCTTTGCTCCCCAATCAATAACTTTGCTGATGTTTTAGATGACTCAGCCCTTGTTGAATCGATTTCCCTATGGAAGTTCAAGCTCAAGGGTAAAGAAATACGTACGATGGGAAACCCCATTGAAATTGACGGGGAATATCTAACGCTGGAACTGCCTCCCCCCCTTAAAGGGGAACATACCAACGAAATATTGGAGGAACTCGGATATAGCCACAACGAAATCCAGGCCATGCTCTCCCAAGGAATTGTTTATAGCCTAGCCACCATTATCCTTAAATAA